One Rhizobium sp. NXC14 DNA window includes the following coding sequences:
- a CDS encoding helix-turn-helix transcriptional regulator yields the protein MNCEYPAISKREKACLAWTAKGKSSRAIGKALSISEHTVNCHLRNAMRKLNCSSRMTAALKAVELGFIRLHDEPDL from the coding sequence ATGAACTGCGAGTATCCAGCCATCTCAAAACGCGAAAAAGCATGCCTCGCCTGGACCGCGAAAGGTAAATCATCGCGGGCGATCGGGAAGGCATTGAGCATATCGGAGCACACGGTAAATTGTCATCTTAGAAATGCCATGCGAAAGTTAAACTGCAGCAGCAGAATGACTGCTGCCTTGAAAGCCGTTGAGCTCGGATTCATCAGATTGCATGATGAACCGGATCTATAG
- a CDS encoding acyltransferase family protein: protein MITHRQDIDGLRAVAVIFVILYHCGFDRILPGGFIGVDIFFVISGYLITKIILADVGDGRFSIGNFYSRRAKRILPAVVVMYAVVMAASYFTMLPYESLRVFKSVTSSALCASNAYFYFTTGYFDDSSEFNPVLHTWSLSVEEQFYIFFPLIVMLAGRYGRRATGMAIAGLFAVSIIASIITVPINRSAAFYFVQYRAWELLVGALIAGPALPKFADARINDVLSAIGALLIGFSALLLSKTSEFPGLTALPATAGTALIIWTGPGTLVGKLLSLRAATAIGLISYSLYLWHWPIWVFSNQYGAWEHGWQLVPIALSLVVGYVSWRFVETPFRTMRYRPAVSVAAGAASIASVAMLAFVGQLAADQMNEDNTAVERVAEFADYDPSKAFRSGQCFLTSNDGIEKYDRDACLALSNNQQNIALVGDSHAAHLYPGLRALSGANVIQANASGCRPTLDAEGEERCIELMNYMFKDFLPSHKVDVLVLAGRWTKDDVKLIRKTVDYLSPFAKKIVVFGPVAEYKSSLPRLLAHSLYDKQPFKAADHLVPRQHIGLDIQDALAGSGATYISTYKTMCNPDCVVWTKSGDPVQFDYGHFTADGSRILISRVKQALVVQR, encoded by the coding sequence ATGATTACGCATCGTCAAGATATCGACGGCCTGCGTGCCGTAGCAGTAATTTTTGTGATTCTTTATCACTGTGGATTTGACCGCATTCTCCCCGGTGGATTTATCGGGGTGGACATTTTTTTCGTGATCTCAGGATACCTGATTACCAAAATCATTCTTGCTGACGTTGGGGATGGCCGATTCTCGATTGGAAACTTTTATAGTCGCCGCGCAAAACGAATTCTTCCCGCTGTCGTGGTCATGTATGCCGTTGTGATGGCGGCTTCTTATTTTACGATGCTGCCTTACGAAAGCTTGCGGGTCTTTAAGTCTGTCACTTCCTCCGCACTTTGTGCCTCAAATGCTTACTTCTATTTTACAACTGGATATTTCGATGATTCCTCGGAATTCAATCCAGTCCTGCACACATGGTCGTTGTCGGTCGAAGAGCAGTTCTACATCTTTTTTCCCCTGATCGTCATGCTGGCAGGCCGATATGGGCGCAGGGCAACCGGGATGGCCATAGCCGGGCTTTTTGCGGTCAGTATCATTGCTTCCATTATCACTGTTCCAATCAACCGCTCCGCAGCCTTTTATTTTGTACAGTATCGCGCCTGGGAACTGCTCGTGGGCGCTCTCATCGCAGGACCGGCACTGCCGAAATTCGCTGATGCGCGGATCAACGATGTGCTTTCGGCAATTGGCGCTTTGCTCATCGGCTTCAGCGCATTGCTGCTGTCGAAGACGTCCGAGTTTCCCGGATTGACGGCGTTGCCCGCGACCGCAGGCACGGCGCTGATCATCTGGACCGGCCCAGGCACACTTGTTGGCAAGCTACTCTCGTTGAGGGCCGCCACTGCCATAGGCCTGATCTCATACTCCCTCTATCTGTGGCATTGGCCGATTTGGGTGTTTTCGAACCAGTACGGGGCATGGGAGCATGGCTGGCAATTGGTGCCGATCGCTTTGAGTCTCGTCGTCGGATATGTTTCGTGGCGATTTGTCGAAACGCCGTTCCGAACAATGAGATACCGACCTGCCGTGTCCGTAGCCGCCGGGGCTGCTTCAATCGCATCGGTAGCAATGCTGGCATTTGTCGGGCAACTCGCTGCCGATCAAATGAACGAGGACAACACGGCCGTTGAACGGGTGGCGGAATTTGCTGACTACGACCCTTCCAAGGCCTTTCGCAGTGGACAATGCTTCCTCACGTCAAACGACGGCATCGAAAAATACGATCGTGATGCCTGCCTGGCTCTATCAAACAATCAGCAAAACATAGCGCTTGTCGGTGATAGTCACGCCGCTCATCTATATCCCGGGCTACGAGCGCTTTCGGGCGCCAATGTCATTCAAGCGAACGCATCAGGATGTCGTCCCACTCTCGACGCCGAAGGCGAAGAACGCTGCATCGAACTCATGAACTACATGTTCAAGGATTTCTTGCCGAGTCATAAAGTCGATGTTCTCGTGTTGGCTGGACGCTGGACAAAAGATGACGTGAAACTCATCAGGAAGACGGTGGATTACCTATCACCGTTTGCAAAAAAGATCGTCGTCTTCGGACCAGTGGCAGAGTATAAATCATCCCTGCCGCGGTTGCTCGCACACAGTCTCTACGACAAGCAACCATTTAAAGCCGCCGATCATCTGGTGCCTCGACAACACATCGGTCTGGACATTCAAGACGCGTTGGCCGGAAGCGGGGCAACATACATCTCTACCTATAAGACGATGTGCAACCCAGATTGTGTGGTGTGGACAAAAAGCGGAGACCCGGTCCAATTCGACTATGGGCACTTCACCGCGGACGGCTCCCGCATTCTGATTTCAAGAGTCAAGCAGGCCCTCGTCGTTCAGCGATAA
- a CDS encoding transcriptional regulator, translating into MKKMQRSFAVEYKNGRRKPDSRSNSIWGNVDLKSVARDLEEEAMLFLPDSSRSGKTDSEVSFPEQDQAQSLLTPPLEASRTASDTQEMSMADETDTATSADVPTVVETPNAPKKQRKPRAKTAAVLENASADATAEPAAAQARPGGVKRRGRKAKVIEATASAKRAPVRRASKSIQAAPVAPITVIDEMADLLQLEGENQRLRKLLAEKLRAENADLRKRLKLD; encoded by the coding sequence TTGAAAAAAATGCAACGCAGTTTTGCCGTTGAGTACAAAAACGGCAGGCGAAAACCCGATTCCAGGTCGAACTCGATCTGGGGAAACGTGGATCTAAAGTCCGTCGCTCGCGACCTAGAGGAAGAGGCGATGCTATTTCTGCCGGATAGCTCTCGGAGTGGCAAAACTGACAGCGAAGTTTCTTTTCCGGAACAAGATCAAGCCCAGTCGTTGTTAACACCGCCTCTCGAGGCGTCGAGAACTGCATCAGATACACAGGAGATGAGCATGGCCGACGAGACTGATACAGCAACCAGTGCCGATGTGCCGACCGTTGTTGAAACGCCAAATGCGCCGAAGAAACAGCGCAAACCGCGCGCCAAGACAGCGGCGGTGCTCGAGAACGCGTCAGCCGACGCTACGGCAGAGCCAGCAGCTGCACAGGCCCGGCCCGGTGGTGTGAAGAGGAGAGGGCGCAAGGCAAAGGTGATCGAAGCTACGGCGAGCGCCAAACGCGCACCTGTGCGCCGTGCTTCGAAGTCTATCCAGGCAGCGCCGGTCGCACCGATTACCGTGATCGACGAGATGGCAGACCTTTTGCAGTTGGAAGGGGAAAATCAGCGGCTGCGCAAGCTTCTGGCTGAAAAACTTCGCGCTGAAAATGCCGATCTGCGCAAACGGCTGAAGCTCGATTGA
- a CDS encoding ABC transporter permease → MLDTAARQPENQEIERRPVRLSVFDRPLVGLLFPLSLLALWEALFRLGLVEGRLIPAPSRIFETVFALVVGGELAGHVAITLWRVLAGFFAGAVVGTVLGALTGYSASLRRLLDPTLQALRAIPSIAWVPLFILWFGIFEASKIALIAVGVFFPVYLGVYGAVQGVDRKSVEVGRVFRLSGLDLVRRILLPSVLPGYVLALRAGLGLGWMFVVAAEFMGASQGLGYLLVDGQQLGKPDQILATMLVFAVVGKFTDTCLLALSAPFVRWQDNHAREH, encoded by the coding sequence ATGCTCGATACCGCAGCGCGACAGCCGGAGAACCAGGAAATCGAGAGGCGGCCCGTCCGCCTTTCGGTGTTTGATCGTCCGCTCGTCGGCTTGCTCTTTCCGCTGTCGCTGCTCGCCCTCTGGGAAGCGCTCTTTCGTCTCGGACTGGTCGAGGGGCGTCTCATACCGGCGCCTTCACGCATCTTCGAAACCGTCTTTGCGCTGGTGGTCGGCGGCGAGCTCGCCGGACACGTCGCCATCACCCTGTGGCGCGTGCTCGCAGGCTTCTTCGCCGGCGCGGTGGTCGGCACGGTCCTGGGGGCGCTGACAGGCTATTCGGCCAGCCTCCGACGATTGCTCGATCCGACGCTGCAGGCCTTGCGCGCCATTCCCTCCATCGCCTGGGTTCCGCTGTTCATCCTCTGGTTCGGCATTTTCGAAGCTTCGAAGATCGCCTTGATCGCGGTCGGCGTGTTCTTCCCCGTCTATCTCGGTGTTTATGGCGCGGTGCAGGGGGTCGACCGGAAGAGTGTCGAGGTCGGCCGGGTCTTCCGCCTTTCCGGCCTGGATCTTGTACGACGCATCCTGCTGCCCTCGGTCCTGCCGGGATATGTGCTGGCGTTGCGGGCAGGCCTCGGCCTCGGCTGGATGTTCGTCGTCGCCGCCGAATTCATGGGCGCTTCGCAAGGGCTCGGCTATCTCCTGGTCGATGGTCAGCAGCTCGGAAAGCCCGACCAGATTCTCGCGACGATGCTGGTCTTCGCCGTGGTCGGCAAGTTCACCGATACATGCCTGCTCGCTCTTTCCGCACCTTTCGTGCGCTGGCAGGACAACCATGCCCGGGAGCACTGA
- a CDS encoding SfnB family sulfur acquisition oxidoreductase: MGSITDTTIDYSVHPRVNSTDPFTPRPRPVKPAHVIGSDVEAIQIAETLAASFKVGAALRDREGLLPIAELDAYSQSGLWSINVPKAYGGPEVSYATLAKVIAIIAAADPAIAQITQNHLAIVATVDLDGTPEQKKLFFGWALEGIRYGNAFSELKSKTVADFETKVVHDGDEVIVDGEKFYTTGALLAHIVPIVGVDETGQGYLVFADRDATGLTVTNNWSSFGQRTTASGSVKIENVRVPKARALKVTSFDHPTVGGPVSQIIQSAIDVGIARGTIDDTIEFVSKYSRPWIDSGKATAGEDLFTIAQIGDLKIKLHAAEALLEIAGHAIDAARANPTLETVSEATIKTGESKVLTTEIAILSTNKLFELAGARSTLAEHGLDRHWRNARVHTLHDPVRWKFYHVGNYYLNGVHPPRHAWN, from the coding sequence ATGGGAAGCATCACCGACACCACGATCGATTACAGCGTCCACCCGCGCGTCAATTCCACCGATCCCTTCACGCCCCGTCCGCGCCCGGTCAAGCCGGCGCATGTGATCGGGAGCGACGTCGAGGCCATCCAGATCGCCGAGACTCTGGCCGCGAGCTTCAAGGTCGGGGCAGCATTGCGTGACCGTGAGGGACTGCTGCCGATCGCCGAGCTCGACGCCTATTCGCAGAGCGGTCTCTGGAGCATCAACGTGCCGAAAGCCTATGGTGGTCCGGAAGTCTCCTATGCCACGCTCGCCAAGGTGATCGCCATCATCGCTGCAGCCGATCCGGCCATCGCGCAGATCACCCAGAACCATCTGGCGATCGTCGCGACCGTCGATCTCGACGGCACGCCAGAGCAGAAGAAGCTGTTCTTCGGCTGGGCGCTCGAAGGGATCCGATACGGCAATGCCTTCTCCGAACTGAAGAGCAAGACGGTCGCCGATTTCGAGACCAAGGTCGTTCATGACGGCGACGAGGTGATCGTCGACGGCGAGAAATTCTACACGACCGGCGCGCTGCTTGCCCATATCGTGCCGATCGTCGGTGTCGACGAGACCGGCCAGGGCTATCTCGTCTTTGCCGACCGCGATGCCACCGGTCTCACCGTCACCAACAACTGGTCGAGCTTCGGTCAGCGCACCACCGCCTCGGGTTCGGTCAAGATCGAAAATGTGCGCGTGCCGAAGGCGCGGGCGCTGAAGGTCACCTCTTTCGACCATCCGACGGTGGGCGGCCCCGTCTCGCAGATCATCCAGTCGGCGATCGATGTCGGCATCGCCCGGGGCACGATCGACGATACGATCGAGTTCGTCAGCAAATATAGCCGCCCCTGGATCGACAGCGGCAAGGCGACGGCCGGCGAAGACCTCTTCACCATCGCCCAGATCGGCGACCTGAAGATCAAGCTGCATGCGGCCGAAGCGCTGCTCGAGATCGCCGGCCACGCGATCGACGCGGCGCGCGCCAATCCGACGCTGGAGACGGTCTCGGAGGCGACGATCAAGACAGGCGAATCCAAGGTTCTGACGACGGAGATTGCGATCCTGTCGACGAACAAACTGTTCGAACTTGCGGGAGCGCGCTCGACCCTCGCCGAGCATGGACTCGACCGCCACTGGCGCAATGCCCGCGTCCATACGCTGCATGATCCGGTGCGCTGGAAGTTCTACCACGTCGGCAATTATTATCTGAACGGCGTCCATCCGCCGCGCCACGCCTGGAACTGA
- the ssuD gene encoding FMNH2-dependent alkanesulfonate monooxygenase: MMAIDKPLDFLWFIPSSGDGAYLSDDLSRPADPGYFRQIAKAADRLGYSGVLIPTGAACEESFILAADLAAHTQRLKFLVAIRPGTASPAYYARLAATLDRVSNGRLLINIVVGGSAQELAGDGIFLPHDERYDHAGEFFQVFNSLVETGKANLDGKYIKAIDARLGLPPVQEPRPPLYFGGSSDAAIAFSGGITDKYLTWGEPPAQVAEKIAKVRKAAAAQGKHVTFGIRLHFIVRETDEEAWAAADRLISKLSDETIAAAQEVFAKSSDSVGQARMVALHQGRRDKLEVSPNLWAGIGLVRTGAGTALVGSPKTIAARLREYQELGIDTVIASGYPHLEEAYRVSELLFPEFGLPGPHGQIRSSFGERRVFGGGGHGGNVKIASAS, encoded by the coding sequence ATAATGGCAATCGACAAGCCTCTCGACTTTCTATGGTTCATCCCCTCGTCCGGTGACGGCGCCTATCTGTCGGACGATCTCAGCCGCCCGGCGGATCCCGGCTATTTCCGCCAGATCGCGAAAGCTGCCGACCGGCTGGGATATTCCGGCGTGCTTATCCCGACGGGGGCGGCGTGCGAAGAATCCTTCATTCTGGCCGCGGATCTCGCCGCCCATACCCAGCGGCTGAAATTCCTGGTGGCCATTCGGCCGGGCACGGCATCGCCGGCCTATTATGCGCGCCTCGCCGCGACGCTCGACCGCGTTTCCAACGGCCGCCTGCTGATTAACATCGTGGTCGGCGGCAGTGCCCAGGAGCTCGCCGGTGACGGCATTTTCCTGCCGCATGACGAACGCTACGATCATGCCGGCGAGTTCTTCCAGGTGTTCAACTCGCTGGTCGAGACCGGTAAGGCCAACCTCGACGGTAAGTATATCAAGGCCATCGATGCGAGACTTGGCCTGCCCCCGGTACAGGAACCGCGTCCTCCGCTCTATTTCGGCGGCTCGTCCGACGCTGCGATCGCCTTTTCCGGCGGCATCACCGACAAGTACCTGACTTGGGGCGAACCGCCGGCGCAAGTGGCAGAGAAGATTGCCAAGGTCCGCAAGGCCGCTGCGGCGCAGGGCAAGCACGTCACCTTCGGCATCCGTCTCCACTTCATCGTTCGCGAGACCGATGAAGAGGCCTGGGCCGCGGCCGACCGGCTGATTTCCAAGCTCTCCGACGAAACGATTGCCGCAGCGCAGGAGGTGTTCGCGAAGAGTTCGGATTCGGTCGGCCAGGCGCGCATGGTCGCCCTGCATCAGGGACGCCGCGACAAGCTCGAAGTCTCTCCAAATCTCTGGGCGGGGATTGGTCTCGTCCGCACGGGCGCGGGAACCGCGCTGGTCGGATCTCCGAAGACGATCGCGGCACGTCTGAGGGAATATCAGGAACTCGGGATCGATACCGTCATCGCCTCCGGCTATCCGCATCTGGAAGAAGCCTACCGGGTTTCCGAGTTGCTCTTCCCCGAGTTCGGCCTGCCCGGCCCCCATGGCCAGATCCGCTCCTCCTTCGGCGAACGCCGGGTCTTTGGGGGAGGTGGACATGGCGGGAATGTGAAGATCGCATCCGCCTCCTGA
- a CDS encoding SfnB family sulfur acquisition oxidoreductase → MSTNDRKLHREAALTAGRPAPHIAPRRSLAHVIRDDAEAIRIARDLALEFAVGAAQRDRERRLPLAEIDRFSQSGLWAIGIPKAYGGAGVSAVTLAEVTAIISAADSSIGQIPQNHFYMLEALRLNGSEEQKQHYFRRALEGDRLGNAFTEIGTKTPVDFKTHFADRNGKLYLNGQKFYATGSLFAHIVVAVAKGPNGRVHLIFIDRATPGLDFVDDWSSFGQRSTGSGTVTFDDVEVTPFQIVDHDGSFEQPTPMGPFAQIIHAAVQVGIARGALAETISYVRAHARPFFELAIEHGYEDPHTIHGVGDVAIRVHAADALLARAGRIVDRATTEPTAVNVAEASIAVAEVKALATEVAQLAATKLIEFGGARSTLESYGLDRFWRNARTHSLHDPVRWKYHHIGNFYLNGILPPRHGAL, encoded by the coding sequence ATGAGCACGAATGATCGCAAGCTGCACCGGGAGGCCGCGCTCACCGCCGGCCGTCCTGCGCCGCACATCGCCCCGCGTCGGAGCCTGGCCCATGTCATCCGCGATGATGCGGAGGCCATCAGGATCGCCAGGGACCTTGCGCTTGAATTCGCGGTCGGTGCCGCCCAGCGGGACCGCGAACGACGCCTTCCGCTCGCCGAGATCGACCGCTTCTCGCAGAGCGGTCTCTGGGCGATCGGCATCCCGAAAGCCTATGGCGGCGCCGGCGTCTCGGCGGTGACGCTGGCCGAGGTCACCGCCATCATCTCGGCTGCGGATTCCTCGATCGGGCAGATCCCGCAGAACCATTTCTACATGCTGGAGGCGTTGCGACTGAACGGCAGCGAGGAGCAGAAGCAGCACTACTTCCGGCGCGCGCTGGAAGGTGACCGTCTTGGCAACGCCTTCACCGAGATCGGCACGAAGACGCCGGTCGACTTCAAGACGCATTTCGCCGATCGCAACGGAAAGCTCTACCTGAACGGGCAGAAGTTTTACGCGACCGGCTCCCTCTTCGCCCACATCGTCGTCGCCGTGGCAAAGGGACCGAACGGCCGCGTCCATCTGATCTTCATCGACCGGGCGACTCCGGGGCTCGACTTCGTCGACGACTGGTCGTCCTTCGGGCAGCGTTCGACGGGCAGCGGCACCGTAACCTTCGACGACGTCGAAGTGACGCCGTTCCAGATCGTCGACCATGATGGAAGCTTCGAACAGCCGACGCCGATGGGTCCTTTCGCGCAGATCATCCATGCCGCCGTGCAGGTCGGCATCGCGCGCGGGGCGCTCGCCGAAACGATTTCCTATGTTCGAGCCCATGCGCGGCCATTTTTCGAACTTGCGATCGAGCACGGTTATGAGGATCCGCACACCATACACGGCGTCGGCGACGTGGCGATCAGAGTGCATGCGGCCGATGCGCTGCTCGCAAGGGCCGGCCGGATTGTCGACCGCGCCACCACAGAACCGACGGCGGTGAACGTAGCCGAGGCATCGATCGCTGTCGCGGAGGTCAAGGCGCTCGCGACGGAAGTGGCGCAGCTTGCCGCCACCAAGCTTATCGAGTTCGGTGGGGCGCGTTCGACGCTCGAAAGCTATGGGCTCGACCGCTTCTGGCGCAATGCCCGGACGCATTCGCTGCATGATCCGGTGCGCTGGAAATACCACCATATCGGAAACTTCTATCTGAACGGTATCCTGCCCCCGCGGCACGGCGCCCTCTGA
- a CDS encoding ABC transporter ATP-binding protein, whose translation MLEISHLGKIYPNGAHALEDFTLQVGEGEVVAIIGGSGCGKSTLLRLVAGLEPATRGEIRLGGRRLVEPDERVNIVFQEPRLFPWLTVTDNIAFGLRHLDKGERLARVEAVLSRMGLSGYGGRWIRELSGGQAQRVALARGLVTRPSVLLLDEPFSALDAMTRTDLQDHLSDLWHENGSTMLLVTHDIEEAVALADRIIVMRPWPGRILEVVPVDLPRRRDRNSPGFASVKRELSLLLERSLDRTDDKHLAGRR comes from the coding sequence ATGCTGGAGATCAGCCACCTCGGAAAGATCTACCCGAACGGGGCGCACGCGCTCGAAGACTTCACGCTGCAGGTCGGTGAGGGTGAGGTCGTGGCCATTATCGGCGGCTCCGGCTGCGGCAAGAGCACCCTGCTGCGGCTGGTCGCAGGTCTTGAACCCGCAACGCGCGGCGAAATCCGGCTTGGCGGCCGCCGTCTCGTCGAGCCGGACGAGCGAGTCAACATCGTCTTCCAGGAGCCGCGACTCTTTCCATGGCTGACGGTCACGGACAATATCGCCTTTGGTCTCAGGCACCTCGACAAGGGAGAGCGGTTGGCACGGGTGGAGGCCGTGCTGTCACGAATGGGCCTGTCGGGATATGGCGGCCGCTGGATTCGCGAGCTCTCCGGCGGTCAGGCGCAGCGCGTTGCACTCGCCCGCGGCCTGGTGACCAGACCTTCCGTGCTCCTGCTCGACGAGCCCTTCTCAGCGCTTGACGCAATGACCCGGACTGACCTGCAGGATCATCTCTCGGATCTCTGGCACGAGAATGGCAGCACTATGCTGCTCGTCACGCATGATATCGAGGAGGCGGTCGCACTCGCTGATCGGATCATTGTGATGCGGCCGTGGCCGGGTCGCATCCTTGAGGTTGTGCCGGTCGATCTGCCACGCAGACGGGACCGCAATTCGCCAGGCTTTGCAAGCGTGAAGCGCGAACTGTCGTTACTCCTGGAACGATCCCTCGACCGCACTGATGACAAACATCTCGCTGGCAGGCGATGA
- a CDS encoding IS3 family transposase (programmed frameshift) produces the protein MKASQFSDAQKAFILKQGDEGVPVAEICRKAGISQATYFNWKKKYAGMLPPEMKKLKQLEDENARLKKIVADLTLDREMLQDVIRRKPLRPARKREVVKGMCRDWAISIRQACRALNFDRSTYHYTSRRADQAGLERRIREICETRVRYGYRRVHVLLEREGWGTNIKRTYRIYRGLGLQLRNKTPKRRVKAKLREDRQKAVEPNDVWAMDFVHDQLATGKKLRVLTVVDTFSRYVPVLDPRHSYRGEDVVETLERVCRQVGYPKTIRVDQGTEFVSRDLDLWAYAKGVTLDFSRPGKPTDNAFIEAFNGRFRAECLNQHWFLTLADAREKMEDWRRDYNEVRPHGAIGNKVPISLMNSGGATSPPP, from the exons ATGAAGGCATCGCAGTTTTCGGACGCGCAGAAGGCGTTCATTCTGAAGCAGGGTGATGAAGGTGTGCCGGTGGCGGAGATTTGCCGAAAGGCGGGCATCAGCCAGGCGACCTATTTCAATTGGAAGAAAAAGTACGCTGGCATGTTGCCGCCGGAGATGAAGAAGCTGAAACAGCTCGAAGACGAGAACGCTCGGCTGAAGAAGATCGTCGCGGACCTAACGTTGGACCGCGAGATGCTGCAGGATGTCATCCGCCGAAAGC CTTTAAGGCCTGCTCGCAAGCGGGAGGTGGTTAAGGGCATGTGCCGCGATTGGGCGATCTCGATCCGGCAAGCTTGTAGGGCACTGAACTTCGATCGGTCGACCTACCACTACACCTCTCGCCGTGCCGATCAGGCCGGCCTGGAACGTCGTATTCGTGAGATTTGCGAGACCCGTGTCCGTTACGGCTACCGTCGTGTTCATGTACTCCTGGAACGCGAAGGTTGGGGCACCAATATCAAACGAACTTATCGGATTTACAGGGGCTTAGGCCTTCAACTACGAAATAAAACGCCGAAGCGCCGAGTCAAAGCCAAGCTACGGGAGGACCGGCAAAAGGCCGTTGAACCCAACGATGTCTGGGCGATGGACTTCGTTCACGACCAACTCGCGACCGGCAAGAAATTACGAGTGCTGACGGTGGTCGACACCTTCTCGCGCTATGTGCCGGTGCTTGATCCGCGGCATAGCTATCGGGGAGAAGATGTCGTGGAAACATTGGAACGGGTATGCCGGCAGGTCGGCTATCCGAAGACGATCCGTGTCGACCAGGGGACGGAGTTCGTGTCACGCGATCTCGACCTCTGGGCCTATGCCAAAGGCGTGACCTTGGACTTCTCACGCCCTGGCAAGCCGACTGACAACGCCTTCATCGAGGCGTTTAACGGCCGCTTCCGGGCGGAATGCCTGAACCAACACTGGTTCCTGACCCTTGCGGATGCCCGCGAAAAGATGGAGGATTGGCGTAGAGACTACAATGAGGTTCGGCCACATGGTGCGATCGGTAACAAGGTGCCGATCTCGCTGATGAATTCCGGAGGCGCAACCAGCCCGCCTCCCTGA
- a CDS encoding acyltransferase → MHRDFRNDIQALRGLAVLLVVVYHARIGPLTAGYVGVDIFFVISGFLITKLVSTQLEQSQFRFSEFYLPTCKASIAGGTVERQL, encoded by the coding sequence ATGCACCGAGATTTTCGAAATGACATCCAGGCGTTGCGTGGCTTGGCTGTTTTACTGGTCGTCGTCTATCACGCACGTATTGGGCCGCTTACAGCTGGCTACGTAGGCGTCGACATTTTTTTCGTAATTTCTGGCTTTCTCATCACCAAGTTAGTTAGCACGCAGCTTGAGCAATCACAGTTCAGGTTCTCTGAATTTTATTTACCGACGTGCAAAGCGTCTATTGCCGGCGGAACCGTTGAAAGGCAGCTGTAA